DNA sequence from the Planococcus antarcticus DSM 14505 genome:
GGAAACAATCGTGTCGAAAATAAACGGTAAAAATGGTTTGCTGATCGTTATGAGTATTTTGTTGCTGGCTTTTGTTCTAGTTATTACTTCCAGCTATTTTAATACCAAACAAATTGATTCTTTAAGCACACAGTGTTCAGAAAATGGTGGGAACACCGAGTTAGAAATCCATAGCGCTCTTTTCGCTAGCTATTCGTTTGAATGCAAAAGATAGGAGCCAAAAAATTATGTGAAAATGAAAAAGAGCAAAAGGAAGGATGAGTTTCTTGTTAACGATTTTACATATCTTGCTTGCAGTACTTACGTTGGGGTTGGCTCTTTTTGCATTATTGACACAGAATTTTGATTACCAATACTATACGCTTCTCTCCCTGGGTTTGATGATACTAGTAATGGGCATCAAAGAACTTCGGAAAGAGAAAAAAATATTCGCCTATCTTATAATTTTAGTAGCAGCTTATATCTTATTTGTTGCGGGTGAACTGCTCTTAACATCTTAAAGTCCAGAAGTCTTTTTAAAAATAAGTGAACAAGTTTACATATCACAGGTTATCGGAAGACGATCAACATCAAACGAACCTG
Encoded proteins:
- a CDS encoding DUF3953 domain-containing protein translates to MLTILHILLAVLTLGLALFALLTQNFDYQYYTLLSLGLMILVMGIKELRKEKKIFAYLIILVAAYILFVAGELLLTS